A window of the Streptomyces luomodiensis genome harbors these coding sequences:
- a CDS encoding cytochrome P450, with product MTETLAETTAQAEEPLAEFPMPRAAGCPFDPPPATRVLQNERPIAKVRLWDGSTPWLVTRHADQRALLGDPRVSSDPLVPGFPHPNEGFRENSKRRRTFLGMDDPEHARIRRMVTAPFAIKRVEALRPDIQKITDDLIDAMLAGPTPVDLVRAFALPLPSLVICRLLGVPYEDHDFFQKNSSVLINMASSVEDVVRANEALTDYLDNLVAAKLADPADDMLSELAARVRAGELTQREAANMGVLLLIAGHETTANMIALGTVALLEHPDQLAVLRETDDPKAVARAVEELLRYLSIVHNGRRRVALEDIEVGGETIRAGDGIILHTGTGNWDAEVFPEPERLDISRDARRHMAFGFGVHQCLGQPLARLELQVVYSTLYRRIPTLRLATGLDQLPFKHDGAVYGVYELPVTW from the coding sequence ATGACCGAGACGCTGGCAGAGACCACGGCCCAGGCGGAAGAGCCGCTTGCGGAGTTTCCGATGCCGCGTGCGGCCGGCTGCCCCTTCGACCCGCCCCCGGCCACCCGGGTTCTCCAGAACGAGCGGCCGATCGCGAAGGTGCGGCTGTGGGACGGCAGCACCCCGTGGCTGGTGACCCGGCACGCCGACCAGCGCGCGCTGCTCGGCGACCCGCGGGTCAGCTCCGACCCCCTGGTGCCCGGTTTCCCGCATCCGAACGAAGGCTTCCGCGAGAACTCCAAGCGGCGGCGGACGTTCCTCGGCATGGACGACCCCGAGCACGCCCGGATCCGCCGGATGGTCACCGCACCGTTCGCGATCAAGCGGGTCGAGGCGTTGCGGCCCGACATCCAGAAGATCACCGACGATCTGATCGACGCCATGCTGGCCGGGCCGACCCCGGTCGACCTGGTGCGCGCGTTCGCGCTGCCGCTGCCGTCGCTGGTGATCTGCCGGCTGCTCGGGGTGCCGTACGAGGACCACGACTTCTTCCAGAAGAACAGCTCGGTGCTGATCAACATGGCGTCGTCGGTCGAGGACGTGGTCCGCGCCAACGAGGCGCTGACCGACTACCTGGACAACCTGGTCGCCGCCAAACTCGCCGACCCCGCCGACGACATGCTCTCCGAGCTGGCCGCCCGGGTCAGGGCCGGTGAGCTGACCCAGCGCGAGGCCGCCAACATGGGCGTGCTGCTGCTGATCGCCGGTCATGAGACCACCGCCAACATGATCGCCCTCGGCACCGTCGCGCTGCTGGAACACCCCGACCAGCTCGCCGTCCTGCGGGAGACCGACGATCCCAAGGCGGTGGCCAGGGCGGTCGAGGAACTGCTGCGCTACCTGTCCATCGTGCACAACGGCCGGCGCCGGGTCGCGCTGGAGGACATCGAGGTCGGCGGCGAGACCATCCGCGCCGGGGACGGGATCATCCTCCACACCGGCACCGGCAACTGGGACGCGGAGGTCTTCCCCGAGCCCGAGCGGCTGGACATCAGCCGCGACGCCCGCCGCCACATGGCGTTCGGCTTCGGCGTCCACCAGTGCCTGGGCCAGCCGCTCGCCCGGCTGGAGCTCCAGGTCGTCTACAGCACGCTCTACCGCCGGATTCCCACTTTGCGGCTGGCGACCGGCCTCGACCAACTACCGTTCAAACACGACGGTGCCGTCTACGGCGTCTACGAACTGCCCGTCACCTGGTAA
- a CDS encoding ferredoxin — protein MRVEVDVPKCVGSGQCVMIAPDVFDQREEDGIVVLLNDRPPAELHADVEESAVVCPAAAIRVVEK, from the coding sequence ATGCGCGTGGAAGTCGATGTGCCCAAGTGTGTGGGGTCAGGTCAGTGCGTGATGATCGCCCCTGATGTGTTCGACCAGCGGGAGGAGGACGGCATCGTGGTCCTGCTGAACGACAGGCCCCCGGCCGAACTCCACGCTGATGTGGAGGAGTCCGCGGTGGTCTGCCCGGCGGCGGCGATACGGGTGGTCGAGAAGTGA
- a CDS encoding NAD(P)/FAD-dependent oxidoreductase: MKQVVVVGASAAGLAAAETLRREGYEGTITLIGDEPYHPYDRPPLSKQILGRQWEADRVPLRAPADLDGLGLDLRLGTAATGLDLAGRTVALADGARVPYDGLVIATGVRPRRLPGDGGERAHVLRTLDDALALRDRLVPGRRLVVVGAGFLGAEAAAVARGLGVEVTLLEPTPVPLAPAVGERVGRMLAEAHHDHGVDLRTGVTVAEVADGGVRLADGTLVEADEVLVAIGSVPNTDWLEGSGLTLGNGLECDEYSAAAPGVYGAGDVARWHNPLFGTAMRIEHRTNATEQGMAVARNLLRPDARKPFAPVPYFWSDQYDFRIQAYGLLRGHEEVTVVEGALEERKFLAVYRSGDRVAGVLAVGMPPKALRTWRQAVATRAAWRDAVGELVPEGA, translated from the coding sequence GTGAAGCAGGTCGTGGTGGTCGGTGCCTCCGCCGCCGGTCTCGCGGCGGCGGAGACGCTGCGCCGGGAGGGCTACGAGGGCACGATCACGCTCATCGGCGATGAGCCGTACCACCCGTACGACCGGCCACCGCTGTCCAAGCAGATCCTCGGCCGGCAGTGGGAGGCCGACCGGGTGCCGCTGCGCGCGCCCGCCGACCTGGACGGGCTCGGTCTCGATCTGCGCCTCGGGACCGCCGCGACCGGGCTCGACCTCGCCGGCCGTACGGTCGCGCTGGCCGACGGGGCGCGGGTGCCGTACGACGGCCTGGTCATCGCCACCGGCGTCCGCCCGCGCCGACTGCCCGGCGACGGCGGGGAGCGCGCGCATGTGCTGCGCACCCTGGACGACGCCCTGGCCCTGCGGGACCGGCTGGTCCCGGGGCGGCGGCTGGTGGTGGTCGGCGCCGGATTCCTCGGCGCCGAGGCGGCCGCCGTGGCCCGGGGGCTCGGCGTGGAGGTGACCCTGCTGGAGCCGACCCCGGTGCCGCTGGCCCCGGCGGTCGGCGAGCGGGTCGGACGGATGCTCGCCGAGGCCCACCACGACCACGGCGTCGATCTGCGCACCGGGGTCACGGTGGCCGAGGTGGCCGACGGCGGGGTACGGCTGGCGGACGGCACCCTGGTCGAGGCCGACGAGGTGCTGGTCGCGATCGGCTCGGTGCCCAACACCGACTGGCTGGAGGGCAGCGGCCTCACCCTGGGCAACGGCCTGGAGTGCGACGAGTACAGCGCCGCCGCGCCGGGGGTGTACGGCGCGGGGGACGTGGCCCGCTGGCACAACCCGCTGTTCGGTACGGCGATGCGGATCGAGCACCGGACCAACGCCACCGAGCAGGGCATGGCCGTGGCCCGCAACCTCCTGCGCCCGGACGCGCGGAAGCCGTTCGCCCCGGTGCCGTACTTCTGGTCGGACCAGTACGACTTCCGCATCCAGGCCTATGGACTGCTGCGCGGCCATGAGGAGGTCACGGTCGTCGAGGGCGCCCTGGAGGAACGGAAGTTCCTGGCCGTCTACCGCTCCGGGGACCGGGTGGCCGGTGTGCTGGCCGTCGGGATGCCGCCCAAGGCACTGCGCACGTGGCGGCAGGCGGTCGCCACGCGGGCCGCGTGGCGGGACGCGGTGGGGGAGCTGGTCCCGGAAGGGGCGTAG
- a CDS encoding P-II family nitrogen regulator has protein sequence MKLITAIIKPFKLDDVRTALREIGVRGLTVTEASGFGRQLGHTEVYRGAEYRVDFVPKARIDVVVEDAEAEAVMETITTAARTGRIGDGKVWAVPVDDVVRVRTGERGPDAI, from the coding sequence ATGAAGCTGATCACGGCCATCATCAAGCCGTTCAAGCTCGATGACGTCAGGACGGCGCTGCGCGAGATCGGGGTGCGGGGCCTCACCGTCACCGAGGCCAGCGGCTTCGGCCGCCAGCTCGGCCACACCGAGGTCTACCGCGGCGCCGAGTACCGCGTCGACTTCGTCCCCAAGGCGCGGATCGACGTGGTCGTGGAGGACGCCGAGGCGGAGGCGGTCATGGAGACGATCACCACCGCCGCCCGCACCGGACGCATCGGCGACGGCAAGGTCTGGGCCGTGCCGGTCGACGACGTAGTGCGGGTCCGCACCGGGGAACGCGGCCCGGACGCCATCTGA
- a CDS encoding ammonium transporter, which produces MPTGLHTGDTAWLLASTALVLLMTPGLALFYGGMVRAKSALNMLMMSFVSIAVVTVVWLLVGYSLAFGTDTGGWGLIGSLDHIGLHGIGPTTLTGHVPTLLFATFQLTFAILTAALISGAIADRARFGAWVVFVAVWTLLVYVPVAHWVFAPGGWILDQLGALDFAGGTVVEVNCGASGLALAMILGPRIGFKKEAMRPHNLPLVLLGAGLLWFGWFGFNAGSALGADGLAAAVFVNTQAAGCTGLLGWLAVEKLRDGHATTLGAASGAVAGLVAITPSCGSVGVAGALVIGLAAGLLCSYAVSWKFRFGYDDSLDVVGVHLVAGVVGTVLIGLFATSAMTSGASGLLSGGGPAQLGKQVVAVLAVGAYAFAVTYGIGKLIDRFLGFRAAEEDERSGLDLAVHAESAYDHGVLGHGVPQNAHAHRPLPHSDRTPLG; this is translated from the coding sequence ATGCCGACCGGACTCCACACCGGTGACACCGCCTGGCTGCTGGCCAGCACCGCGCTCGTGCTGCTGATGACCCCCGGGCTCGCCCTCTTCTACGGCGGCATGGTCCGCGCCAAGAGCGCACTCAACATGCTGATGATGAGCTTCGTCTCGATCGCCGTCGTCACCGTCGTGTGGCTGCTCGTCGGCTACAGCCTCGCCTTCGGGACCGATACCGGCGGCTGGGGGCTGATCGGGAGCCTCGACCACATCGGCCTGCACGGCATCGGGCCGACCACCCTCACCGGGCATGTGCCGACCCTGCTGTTCGCGACCTTCCAGCTCACCTTCGCGATCCTCACGGCCGCGCTGATCAGCGGCGCCATCGCCGACCGGGCCCGGTTCGGGGCGTGGGTCGTCTTCGTGGCCGTATGGACACTGCTCGTATACGTTCCGGTGGCGCACTGGGTCTTCGCACCCGGCGGCTGGATCCTCGACCAGCTGGGCGCCCTGGACTTCGCGGGCGGCACCGTGGTGGAGGTCAACTGCGGGGCGTCCGGGCTGGCGCTCGCGATGATCCTCGGACCGCGGATCGGCTTCAAGAAGGAGGCCATGCGGCCGCACAACCTGCCGCTGGTGCTGCTGGGGGCCGGACTGCTCTGGTTCGGCTGGTTCGGCTTCAACGCGGGCTCGGCGCTGGGGGCCGACGGGCTGGCCGCCGCCGTGTTCGTCAACACCCAGGCGGCCGGCTGCACCGGGCTGCTGGGGTGGCTGGCGGTCGAGAAGCTGCGGGACGGCCACGCCACCACCCTGGGCGCCGCCTCCGGCGCGGTCGCGGGACTGGTGGCCATCACCCCGTCCTGTGGTTCGGTGGGCGTGGCCGGCGCGCTGGTGATCGGACTGGCCGCCGGGCTGCTGTGCTCCTACGCCGTGAGCTGGAAGTTCCGGTTCGGCTACGACGACTCCCTGGACGTCGTCGGCGTCCACCTCGTCGCCGGGGTGGTCGGTACCGTCCTCATCGGCCTCTTCGCCACCTCCGCCATGACCAGCGGCGCCTCCGGGCTGCTCTCCGGCGGCGGCCCGGCGCAACTGGGCAAGCAGGTGGTGGCGGTGCTGGCGGTGGGGGCCTACGCGTTCGCCGTGACGTACGGGATCGGAAAGCTGATCGACCGGTTCCTCGGCTTCCGCGCCGCAGAGGAGGACGAACGGTCCGGCCTCGACCTCGCCGTCCACGCCGAGAGCGCCTATGATCACGGCGTTCTGGGCCACGGTGTGCCGCAGAACGCCCACGCCCACCGCCCGCTCCCGCATTCGGACAGGACCCCGCTCGGATGA
- the thrS gene encoding threonine--tRNA ligase, whose protein sequence is MPDHRKLGRELDLFDTDPLIGAGLPYWLPDGATVRHTLEEYIRDAERRAGYRHVYSPVLGKRELYELSGHWSHYSDDMFPPMELGAQPGGEQVVLRPSLCPHHAVIYRSRAHSYRELPLRMAELGGMYRSELSGVLGGLTRVRAIQLNDAHIFCTLDQVADEAGAALEMIRRAYQALGIAPARYRLSLPGPGGKYVAAPELWRRSTALLTDVLDRSGLPYEAVEGEAAFYGPKIDVQVADGAGRESTLSTVQVDFHQPERFDLHYIGPDGARHRPVMVHRSIIGSVERAVAHLIEVHGGAFPAWLAPTQLVVLPISEAELPQAEALVRRCADLGLRAELAGPERGSLGARIRAARLVPYQAVVGAREAADGRVALRLRDGRRPAPQAADDTLARIAALIAAHSTDLWDEA, encoded by the coding sequence ATGCCCGACCACCGCAAGCTCGGCCGTGAGCTGGACCTGTTCGACACCGACCCGCTGATCGGCGCCGGCTTGCCGTACTGGCTGCCGGACGGCGCGACCGTACGGCACACCCTGGAGGAGTACATCCGCGACGCCGAGCGCCGGGCGGGTTACCGGCATGTGTACTCGCCGGTGCTCGGCAAGCGGGAGCTGTACGAGCTGTCGGGGCACTGGTCGCACTACAGCGACGACATGTTTCCCCCGATGGAACTGGGCGCGCAGCCGGGCGGGGAGCAGGTCGTCCTGCGCCCGAGCCTGTGTCCGCACCATGCGGTGATCTACCGCTCCCGCGCCCACAGCTACCGCGAGTTGCCGCTGCGGATGGCCGAGCTGGGCGGGATGTACCGCTCGGAGCTGTCGGGCGTGCTCGGCGGACTGACCCGGGTCCGGGCCATCCAGCTGAACGACGCCCATATCTTCTGCACCCTGGACCAGGTCGCCGACGAGGCGGGGGCGGCCCTGGAGATGATCCGCCGGGCGTACCAGGCGCTGGGCATCGCCCCGGCCCGCTACCGGCTCTCCCTTCCGGGCCCGGGAGGGAAGTACGTCGCCGCCCCCGAGCTGTGGCGGCGGTCGACCGCCCTGCTGACCGACGTCCTGGACCGCTCCGGCCTGCCGTACGAGGCGGTGGAGGGCGAGGCGGCGTTCTACGGCCCCAAGATCGATGTGCAGGTGGCGGACGGCGCCGGCCGGGAGTCCACCCTGTCCACCGTCCAGGTCGACTTCCACCAGCCCGAGCGGTTCGACCTGCACTACATCGGCCCGGACGGCGCCCGGCACCGTCCGGTCATGGTCCACCGCAGCATCATCGGGAGCGTGGAGCGGGCCGTCGCCCATCTCATCGAGGTGCACGGCGGGGCCTTCCCCGCCTGGCTCGCCCCCACCCAGCTGGTGGTCCTCCCGATCTCCGAGGCCGAGCTGCCGCAGGCCGAGGCGCTCGTCCGGCGGTGCGCGGACCTCGGGCTGCGCGCGGAGCTGGCCGGACCGGAACGCGGCAGCCTGGGCGCCCGGATCCGGGCCGCCCGCCTCGTCCCCTACCAGGCCGTCGTGGGCGCCAGGGAGGCCGCCGACGGCCGGGTGGCCCTCCGTCTACGCGACGGCCGCCGACCGGCCCCGCAGGCGGCCGACGACACCCTGGCCCGGATCGCCGCGCTGATCGCGGCGCACAGCACCGACCTGTGGGACGAGGCATGA
- a CDS encoding serine hydrolase domain-containing protein — protein MERYSGWADEGFGGVADAFARNFAEFPELGAAVTVFAGGRKVVELWGGVADQGSGRAWQRDTAVPVFSCAKGIVSVCAHLLAQQGRLDLDAPVSRYWPEFGRYGKEAITCRMVLGHRAGVPVLDRVLGFEEIADWAPVIRAVEEQKPLWEPDTAYEYHGHVFGFLLGEVIRRITGRTPGAYFREAVGDPLGLRAWIGLPVAEMAGRARLVEAEGRPGMPGPEHLLTRIVTMNGALAFPGLDEPHGWNDPALLGMELPGAGAVASASGLAGLYAAAVTGIEGHERLLTPETVTDAVREISSGKGWLGFDMGARWGSGFLLDSPSFRPMLGERSFGNDGAGGQFAFGDDEFGVGFAYVANRMIGHGDARASRLVATVRTALDG, from the coding sequence GTGGAGCGGTACAGCGGATGGGCCGACGAGGGATTCGGGGGCGTCGCCGACGCGTTCGCGCGGAACTTCGCGGAGTTCCCCGAACTCGGCGCGGCGGTGACCGTGTTCGCCGGCGGGCGCAAGGTCGTGGAGCTGTGGGGCGGGGTCGCGGACCAGGGGAGCGGGCGGGCGTGGCAGCGGGACACCGCCGTGCCGGTCTTCTCGTGTGCCAAGGGCATCGTGAGCGTCTGCGCCCACCTCCTCGCGCAGCAGGGGCGGCTGGACCTCGACGCCCCGGTGAGCCGGTACTGGCCGGAGTTCGGCCGGTACGGCAAGGAGGCCATCACCTGCCGTATGGTCCTCGGGCACCGGGCGGGGGTGCCCGTGCTCGACCGGGTGCTGGGATTCGAGGAGATCGCCGACTGGGCGCCGGTGATCCGCGCCGTCGAGGAACAGAAGCCGCTGTGGGAGCCGGACACGGCGTACGAGTACCACGGCCATGTCTTCGGCTTCCTCCTCGGTGAGGTCATCCGGCGGATCACCGGGCGCACCCCGGGCGCGTACTTCCGCGAGGCCGTGGGGGACCCGCTGGGACTGCGGGCCTGGATCGGGCTCCCCGTGGCGGAGATGGCCGGGCGGGCCCGGCTGGTCGAGGCCGAGGGGCGGCCCGGGATGCCGGGGCCCGAGCATCTGCTGACCCGCATCGTGACCATGAACGGCGCGCTGGCCTTCCCCGGCCTCGACGAGCCGCACGGCTGGAACGACCCGGCGCTGCTCGGCATGGAACTGCCCGGTGCGGGCGCCGTCGCGTCGGCGAGCGGGCTCGCCGGGCTGTACGCGGCGGCCGTGACCGGTATCGAGGGCCACGAGCGGCTGCTCACGCCCGAGACCGTGACGGACGCGGTCCGCGAGATCTCCTCCGGTAAGGGATGGCTCGGTTTCGACATGGGAGCGCGCTGGGGTTCGGGCTTCCTGCTCGACTCGCCGTCGTTCCGGCCGATGCTGGGGGAGCGCAGCTTCGGCAACGATGGAGCCGGCGGCCAGTTCGCCTTCGGTGACGACGAGTTCGGCGTGGGCTTCGCCTATGTGGCCAACCGCATGATCGGCCACGGCGACGCCCGCGCCTCCCGCCTCGTCGCCACCGTGCGGACCGCTCTCGACGGCTGA
- a CDS encoding GNAT family N-acetyltransferase — MPSPHRIDRLTAADFPDAVKGLAELLVDVVDDGASLGFLAPFDHEAAASWWRTQAPAVADGTLAVWVSRDGMTGINGTVSLAFSGKPNGRHRAEILKLMVRRDARGQGIARALLATAEAAATAAGVTLLLLDTRTGSTAERVYAADGWTRFGVVPGYATDPDGSLEDSSFFYKHLDTPVTPAGA, encoded by the coding sequence GTGCCCTCACCCCACCGCATCGACCGCCTGACCGCCGCCGACTTCCCCGACGCGGTCAAGGGACTGGCCGAGCTCCTGGTCGACGTCGTCGACGACGGCGCCTCGCTGGGCTTCCTGGCCCCCTTCGACCATGAGGCCGCCGCGTCCTGGTGGCGGACCCAGGCCCCGGCGGTGGCCGACGGCACCCTCGCCGTCTGGGTTTCCCGCGACGGTATGACCGGCATCAACGGCACCGTCAGCCTGGCCTTCTCCGGTAAGCCCAACGGCCGGCACCGGGCCGAGATCCTCAAGCTGATGGTCCGCCGCGACGCCCGGGGCCAGGGCATCGCCCGCGCCCTGCTGGCCACCGCCGAAGCGGCCGCCACCGCCGCCGGGGTCACCCTCCTGCTCCTGGACACCCGCACCGGCAGCACCGCCGAGCGGGTCTACGCCGCCGACGGCTGGACCCGTTTCGGCGTCGTCCCCGGCTACGCCACCGACCCGGACGGCTCCCTGGAGGACTCCAGCTTCTTCTACAAACACCTCGATACGCCGGTGACCCCGGCCGGAGCGTAA
- a CDS encoding helix-turn-helix domain-containing protein, producing the protein MGELECVEPLEARLAARLGDLRMERGWSLDELARRAGISRSTLSRLERGEISPTAALLNKLCTVYERTMSRLLAEVESEPPQVVRAAAQSMWRDRTSGFTRRSVSPPHPGLRGEVIEGTLRPGADIAYDGPPVPGVEQHIWVLEGAVEITANGHVHELEAGDCLRFRLWGSSRFRCVGSAPVRYALLVVLP; encoded by the coding sequence ATGGGAGAGCTGGAATGCGTCGAACCCCTGGAGGCCCGACTGGCCGCCCGGCTCGGCGATCTGCGCATGGAACGGGGCTGGTCGCTGGACGAGTTGGCGCGGCGGGCGGGCATCAGCCGCTCGACGCTGTCGCGTCTCGAACGCGGCGAGATCAGCCCCACCGCCGCCCTGCTCAACAAGTTGTGCACGGTCTACGAGCGCACGATGTCGCGGCTGCTGGCCGAGGTGGAGTCGGAGCCGCCGCAGGTGGTGCGCGCCGCCGCGCAGTCCATGTGGCGGGACCGGACATCGGGGTTCACCCGCCGCTCGGTGTCCCCGCCGCATCCGGGGCTGCGCGGTGAGGTGATCGAGGGCACGCTGCGTCCGGGCGCGGACATCGCCTACGACGGGCCACCGGTCCCCGGCGTCGAGCAGCACATCTGGGTTCTGGAGGGCGCGGTGGAGATTACGGCCAACGGCCATGTGCACGAGCTCGAGGCGGGGGACTGTCTGCGGTTCCGGCTGTGGGGAAGCTCGCGGTTCCGCTGTGTGGGCTCCGCACCGGTGCGCTACGCCCTGCTGGTCGTCCTCCCGTAA
- a CDS encoding GNAT family N-acetyltransferase, whose amino-acid sequence MTSTPRSPAGSRVPAARAWTVAAGPVDDPVSAMLLREYLVDVADRYYRLHEARDSTPEEIERALAEMPSDDLAPPRGVFLLARHAGELAGCAGLRLLDARTAELKRVFVRPAKRGLGGGAALLTAVEAVARELGAERIALDTRLDLVEARALYARHGYREVAPFTQGPYAEVWLAKELG is encoded by the coding sequence ATGACGAGTACGCCCCGCTCCCCCGCCGGTTCGCGCGTCCCGGCCGCCCGCGCCTGGACGGTCGCCGCAGGGCCCGTCGACGACCCCGTCTCGGCCATGCTGCTGCGCGAGTACCTCGTCGATGTCGCCGACCGCTACTACCGGCTCCACGAGGCGCGGGACTCGACCCCCGAGGAGATCGAGCGGGCGCTCGCGGAGATGCCCAGCGACGACCTCGCCCCGCCGCGCGGGGTGTTCCTGCTGGCGCGTCACGCGGGTGAGCTCGCCGGATGTGCGGGACTGCGGCTGCTGGACGCGCGTACGGCAGAGCTGAAGCGGGTGTTCGTACGGCCCGCCAAGCGGGGGCTGGGCGGGGGCGCCGCGCTGCTCACGGCCGTCGAGGCGGTGGCGCGGGAGCTGGGCGCCGAGCGGATCGCGCTCGACACCCGCCTCGATCTGGTGGAGGCCCGTGCGCTGTACGCGCGGCACGGCTACCGGGAGGTCGCGCCGTTCACGCAGGGGCCGTACGCCGAGGTCTGGCTGGCCAAGGAGCTGGGCTGA
- a CDS encoding MFS transporter translates to MAWDAGSPAPAPGASGAVAPGPGEGRSRRTVLVAIGALLLGMLLAALDQTIVSTALPTIVSDLGGLEHLSWVVTAYLLASTAATPLWGKLGDQYGRKKLFQAAIVIFLIGSVLCGVAQNMAELIAFRALQGLGGGGLMVLSMAIVGDIVPPRDRGRYQGLFGAVFSATSVLGPLLGGVFVDRLSWRWVFYVNLPVGIVALLVVASVLHIPVRRTPHTIDYLGTFLIALVAAALVLMTSLGGVSYGWGSWQIIGLAVAGLVLLAAFVRVESRAAEPVLPLALFRSRTFTLCAVISFIIGFAMFGSMTFLPTFLQIVQGVSPTASGLHLLPLVLGTLVCSTLSGQLVSRTGRYKVFPVLGTAITAVGLLLLHQLRESSGVVEMSAYFFVFGCGLGLVIQVLVLIVQNSVGYRDLGVATSGATFFRSIGASFGVSVFGAIFANNLGPHLADAVAGRRLPPGVTPAGLSSDPRAIGRLPAVERAAVRHAFSVSITDVFLYAVPVVLLAFLLAWYLREEPLRGSVTAPDGSEILASNPVERSSRDECARALSLLGSREGRREIYTDITRRAGLDLGPAASWMLLRIHHYGSVEPAVLAERTPLPLRVVTEAARQIEERGLGRRYGLELTLTEDGREAAARLFRAREASLAELLGDWWSPDRPTDLSALVDELTRELCGSDAEQPRGAAPLPDHRCPPRWREP, encoded by the coding sequence ATGGCGTGGGACGCCGGCAGCCCGGCTCCGGCCCCGGGAGCCTCCGGCGCCGTGGCCCCCGGCCCGGGTGAGGGCCGGTCGCGGCGCACGGTTCTGGTGGCCATCGGCGCGCTGCTGCTCGGCATGCTGCTCGCCGCGCTCGATCAGACGATCGTCTCCACCGCGCTGCCCACGATCGTCAGCGACCTCGGCGGCCTGGAGCATCTGTCCTGGGTCGTCACCGCGTATCTCCTCGCCTCGACCGCCGCCACCCCGCTGTGGGGCAAGCTGGGCGACCAGTACGGACGCAAGAAGCTCTTCCAGGCCGCGATCGTCATCTTTCTGATCGGCTCCGTGCTGTGCGGCGTCGCCCAGAACATGGCCGAACTCATCGCCTTCCGAGCGCTCCAGGGGCTGGGCGGCGGTGGCCTCATGGTGCTGTCGATGGCCATCGTCGGCGATATCGTCCCGCCCCGTGACCGAGGCCGCTACCAGGGGCTCTTCGGCGCCGTCTTCAGCGCCACCAGTGTGCTGGGGCCGCTGCTGGGCGGGGTGTTCGTCGACCGTCTCAGCTGGCGCTGGGTCTTCTACGTCAACCTGCCCGTCGGCATCGTCGCCCTTCTCGTCGTCGCCTCCGTGCTGCACATCCCGGTGCGCCGCACCCCGCACACCATCGACTACCTCGGCACCTTCCTGATCGCCCTGGTCGCCGCCGCCCTGGTGCTGATGACCTCTCTCGGCGGGGTCAGCTACGGCTGGGGGTCCTGGCAGATCATCGGGCTCGCGGTGGCCGGCCTGGTGCTGCTGGCGGCCTTCGTACGAGTGGAGTCCCGCGCGGCCGAGCCGGTGCTGCCACTGGCGCTCTTCCGCAGCCGCACCTTCACGCTCTGCGCGGTCATCAGCTTCATCATCGGCTTCGCGATGTTCGGCAGCATGACGTTTCTGCCGACCTTCCTCCAGATCGTGCAGGGTGTCTCACCGACCGCGTCCGGCCTCCACCTGCTGCCGCTGGTCCTCGGCACGCTGGTCTGCTCCACCCTCTCCGGCCAGCTGGTCAGCCGCACCGGCCGGTACAAGGTCTTCCCGGTCCTGGGCACCGCGATCACCGCCGTCGGCCTGCTGCTCCTGCACCAGCTGCGGGAGTCCAGCGGGGTGGTGGAGATGAGCGCGTACTTCTTCGTCTTCGGCTGCGGTCTCGGCCTGGTCATCCAGGTGCTGGTGCTGATCGTGCAGAACTCGGTCGGCTACCGGGACCTGGGCGTCGCCACCTCGGGTGCGACCTTCTTCCGCTCGATCGGCGCCTCGTTCGGCGTCTCCGTCTTCGGCGCGATCTTCGCCAACAACCTCGGTCCGCACCTCGCCGACGCCGTCGCCGGGCGTCGCCTGCCCCCCGGCGTCACCCCCGCCGGCCTCAGTTCCGACCCCCGGGCCATCGGCCGGCTGCCGGCGGTGGAGCGGGCGGCGGTGCGGCACGCGTTCTCCGTCTCCATCACCGACGTCTTCCTGTACGCGGTGCCGGTCGTACTGCTCGCCTTCCTCCTCGCCTGGTACCTCCGCGAGGAGCCGCTGCGCGGCAGCGTCACCGCGCCGGACGGCAGCGAGATACTCGCCAGCAACCCCGTGGAACGCTCCTCGCGCGACGAGTGCGCCCGCGCGCTGTCCCTGCTCGGCAGCCGGGAGGGCCGCCGGGAGATCTACACGGACATCACCCGACGCGCCGGGCTCGACCTCGGACCGGCCGCGAGCTGGATGCTGCTGCGCATCCACCACTACGGCTCGGTCGAACCCGCGGTGCTCGCCGAGCGCACGCCCCTGCCGCTGCGGGTCGTCACCGAGGCGGCCCGGCAGATCGAGGAACGCGGTCTGGGCCGCCGCTACGGGCTGGAGCTGACCCTCACGGAGGACGGCCGTGAGGCCGCCGCGAGGCTCTTCCGGGCGCGCGAGGCGTCCCTCGCGGAACTCCTGGGCGACTGGTGGTCACCCGACCGCCCGACCGACCTGAGCGCGCTGGTGGACGAGCTGACGCGCGAGCTGTGCGGCTCCGACGCGGAACAGCCGCGAGGCGCCGCCCCGCTCCCCGACCACCGCTGCCCGCCACGGTGGCGAGAACCCTGA